One window of Halococcus hamelinensis 100A6 genomic DNA carries:
- a CDS encoding DUF7555 family protein: MAHPHRRPPVGSAAHRARQALDAATYATVVVVCVAATAAVVSLPLGGGLVGVKYALFFVGFFLFGVSTFQLRPRPPWKDDTGETVGTRDESRFQRLVQRVPPLGQYGLVPDDRLSPAAKLFLSSLLMLAVSFALETVFGVAV, encoded by the coding sequence ATGGCCCACCCCCACCGCCGTCCGCCGGTCGGATCGGCGGCCCACCGCGCGCGCCAAGCGCTCGACGCGGCGACGTACGCCACCGTGGTCGTCGTGTGCGTCGCGGCGACCGCGGCGGTCGTGAGCCTCCCCCTCGGGGGCGGCCTCGTCGGCGTGAAGTACGCCCTCTTCTTCGTCGGGTTCTTCCTGTTCGGCGTCTCGACGTTCCAACTCCGACCGCGACCGCCGTGGAAGGACGACACCGGCGAGACAGTCGGAACGCGCGACGAGAGTCGGTTCCAGCGCCTCGTTCAACGGGTGCCCCCGCTCGGACAGTACGGGCTCGTCCCGGATGACCGACTCTCGCCGGCCGCGAAGCTCTTCCTCTCGAGCCTCCTGATGCTCGCGGTCTCGTTCGCGCTGGAGACCGTCTTCGGCGTCGCGGTGTAG
- a CDS encoding DUF7529 family protein, whose product MPEISDDPDSADRVTANANALKNAWAATLDDMEALATEYADEGWETITIPAGHTAPEPPESGVEGRFGLVYVIPGDRAEDVATAIDAGEFPRYDVYRNEAGGQVFLVTVLTDPDTETAVFVAGGFERRTSRSLLSAVQDAGVMYTHLQKLDGTPVGSFEHDDPEKFFPATDFTAGE is encoded by the coding sequence ATGCCCGAGATAAGCGACGACCCCGACTCGGCCGACCGCGTCACGGCCAACGCCAACGCGCTCAAGAACGCGTGGGCGGCGACGCTCGACGACATGGAGGCGCTCGCCACGGAGTACGCCGACGAGGGCTGGGAGACCATCACGATACCGGCTGGCCACACCGCCCCCGAACCGCCCGAGAGCGGTGTCGAGGGGCGGTTCGGGCTGGTCTACGTGATCCCCGGCGACCGTGCCGAGGACGTCGCGACGGCGATCGATGCCGGCGAGTTCCCGCGCTACGACGTCTACCGCAACGAGGCCGGCGGCCAGGTCTTTCTGGTTACGGTGCTCACCGACCCCGACACCGAGACGGCGGTCTTCGTCGCCGGCGGGTTCGAGCGCCGGACGTCGCGGTCGCTGCTGAGCGCCGTCCAGGATGCCGGGGTCATGTACACCCACCTCCAGAAACTCGACGGCACGCCTGTGGGGTCGTTCGAACACGACGACCCGGAGAAGTTCTTCCCGGCGACCGACTTCACCGCCGGCGAGTAG
- a CDS encoding HEAT repeat domain-containing protein yields the protein MTEEQAETGSCSFADALERGGEALATHAAALRAAPVETRRRGVRALEAAATTDPGAIAPALSACEELLTDDDRAVRLSTAKLFVAVAAGDPDPVVPSVPALAARLADDEEFYYVRARSAEALGYVALAHPETVASPAVLADLRVGLSFEGSEVREKLAKALELVATGSPDRLRHHLPDLATHLDDGSELVRYHLTTALLVVGCVHPAALADVADGLLARLDDEEPSVRGRALEACGVLARSSVDVEVPRTRLASFADDETFVVRRARFAAAALDKGEDAFEDVGTVAAVRGTTEAAVAAIRAPDGECRNCGVALPEPGPPICPRCGAPR from the coding sequence GTGACCGAGGAGCAAGCGGAGACGGGGTCGTGCTCGTTCGCCGACGCGCTCGAACGCGGTGGCGAGGCGCTCGCCACCCACGCCGCGGCCCTCCGAGCCGCACCCGTCGAAACGCGAAGACGGGGGGTTCGGGCGCTCGAAGCCGCCGCCACGACGGATCCAGGCGCTATCGCGCCCGCGCTCTCGGCCTGTGAGGAACTGCTCACCGACGACGACCGCGCGGTCCGGCTCTCGACCGCGAAGCTGTTCGTCGCCGTCGCCGCGGGCGACCCCGACCCGGTCGTGCCGTCGGTCCCGGCGCTGGCCGCCCGTCTCGCCGACGACGAGGAGTTCTACTACGTTCGCGCCCGGTCGGCCGAGGCCCTCGGCTACGTCGCGCTCGCCCACCCCGAAACCGTCGCCTCGCCCGCCGTGCTCGCCGACCTCCGGGTGGGCCTCTCCTTCGAGGGCTCGGAGGTCCGCGAGAAGCTCGCGAAGGCACTCGAACTGGTCGCGACCGGCAGCCCCGACCGCCTCCGCCACCACCTCCCGGACCTCGCGACTCACCTCGACGACGGAAGCGAACTCGTTCGCTACCACCTCACGACCGCCCTGCTGGTCGTCGGCTGCGTCCATCCCGCGGCGCTCGCCGACGTGGCCGACGGGCTCCTCGCCCGGCTCGACGACGAGGAGCCGTCCGTTCGCGGGCGGGCGCTCGAAGCCTGCGGCGTGCTCGCCCGGTCGTCGGTCGACGTCGAGGTCCCCCGAACGCGACTCGCGTCGTTCGCGGACGACGAAACGTTCGTCGTCCGGCGCGCCCGGTTCGCGGCCGCCGCGCTCGACAAGGGGGAGGACGCCTTCGAGGACGTCGGAACCGTCGCGGCGGTCCGGGGGACGACCGAGGCGGCCGTCGCGGCGATCCGCGCGCCCGACGGCGAGTGTCGGAACTGCGGGGTCGCGCTCCCCGAACCCGGGCCCCCTATCTGCCCGCGGTGTGGCGCACCGCGCTGA
- a CDS encoding CBS domain-containing protein — MNVADAMTPRDALVTVSIPGTRDDALEYLQERDFSSVPVVKGEGDEEEFRGLVSRQTLIEHPDEDQLALLVEDGPTITADATIEEAARLMVESGARRLPVVDGEAQRASESSGQSPRDDQLEGIVTITDVIRAIAEGEVAGETQVGELASRTVNAIYAGTPLTVAERELSHSGVPYGVVLDDEGEMCGVLTEVDVLDVARVIDGEAETGESIADQEADWKWEGIKAVGGRYFPTRNVEIPADPVCEFMTSDVVSVGTTRTAREAAQEMLRNDIEQIPLVSGGELAGIVRDVDLLEAVDE, encoded by the coding sequence ATGAACGTCGCCGACGCGATGACGCCGCGCGATGCGCTCGTCACGGTCTCCATCCCCGGCACCCGCGACGACGCGCTCGAATACCTCCAGGAACGCGATTTCTCCTCGGTTCCCGTGGTGAAGGGCGAGGGCGACGAGGAGGAGTTTCGGGGGCTGGTCTCGCGCCAGACTCTGATCGAACACCCCGACGAGGACCAGCTCGCGCTCCTCGTTGAGGACGGCCCGACCATCACCGCCGACGCCACCATCGAGGAGGCCGCCCGGCTGATGGTCGAGTCGGGCGCGCGCCGGCTGCCCGTCGTCGACGGCGAGGCGCAGCGCGCCTCGGAATCGAGCGGACAGAGCCCGCGAGACGACCAGCTAGAGGGGATCGTGACCATCACGGACGTGATCCGCGCGATCGCCGAGGGCGAGGTCGCGGGCGAGACCCAGGTCGGCGAGCTCGCCTCCCGGACCGTGAACGCGATATATGCGGGAACGCCGCTCACGGTCGCCGAGCGCGAGCTCTCGCACTCGGGGGTCCCCTACGGCGTGGTGCTCGACGACGAGGGCGAGATGTGCGGCGTGCTCACCGAGGTCGACGTCCTCGACGTGGCGCGGGTCATCGACGGCGAGGCCGAGACCGGCGAGTCGATCGCCGACCAGGAGGCCGACTGGAAGTGGGAGGGGATCAAGGCGGTCGGCGGCCGTTACTTCCCGACCAGAAACGTCGAGATCCCCGCCGACCCGGTCTGTGAGTTCATGACGAGCGACGTCGTGAGCGTCGGGACCACCCGGACCGCGCGCGAGGCCGCCCAGGAGATGCTCCGGAACGACATCGAGCAGATCCCGCTGGTGAGCGGCGGCGAACTCGCCGGGATCGTCCGGGACGTCGACCTCCTGGAGGCCGTTGATGAGTGA
- the glyS gene encoding glycine--tRNA ligase, whose translation MSETGSASAGVDAETLAELAKRRGFYFPANEAYGGASGFYTYGPQGAALKRNLEASWRERFVTREGHMEIASPTVTPEPVFEASGHLDGFDDMIVECPECGTNHRADHLVEDATDIEEAEALGTDRVSELIADHDIACPTCGTALADEPVSGFNLMFETNIGPGSASPGYLRPETAQGMFVEFPRLAEYARNQLPFGVAQVGTGYRNEISPRRSIIRVRELAMAELEQFYDPETDHPPLERVADVSLPLYSAAAQERDGEIEHFTVEEALDTGVVANDWIAYYLGVAAEWYASIGVDMDRFRYRQHLGDELSHYASDCWDAETELDGNWIEVTGFADRGTYDLSQHDDHSGEEFTVFKAYDEPETVERPSVDPDMSFLGPEFGSDAGRIAEELQGLAERDPSAFEGADVTVELDGEEYTMPTERTGFAVREETIPGEHVTPHVIEPAFGVDRLIYTVLDHSYREDEVEGESRSYLSLAPDLAPTFVGVFPLMDKDGLGERAREVAADLREAGLAVTYDDSGNIGRRYRRQDEIGTPYCVTVDYESLDDESVTLRERDSTEQTRVPIAELPARLAALRAGGPFER comes from the coding sequence ATGAGTGAGACGGGGTCCGCTTCGGCGGGCGTCGACGCCGAGACCCTCGCCGAACTCGCCAAACGACGCGGCTTCTACTTCCCCGCGAACGAGGCCTACGGCGGTGCCAGCGGCTTCTACACCTACGGCCCGCAGGGCGCGGCGCTGAAGCGCAACCTCGAAGCCAGCTGGCGCGAGCGGTTCGTGACCCGCGAGGGTCACATGGAGATCGCCTCGCCAACGGTGACGCCGGAACCCGTCTTCGAGGCCTCGGGTCACCTCGACGGCTTCGACGACATGATCGTCGAGTGTCCCGAGTGCGGGACCAACCACCGGGCCGACCACCTCGTCGAGGACGCCACCGACATCGAGGAGGCCGAGGCGCTCGGGACGGACCGGGTGAGCGAGCTGATCGCCGACCACGACATCGCGTGCCCGACGTGTGGCACGGCGCTCGCGGACGAACCCGTCTCGGGGTTCAACCTGATGTTCGAGACCAACATCGGTCCCGGCTCCGCCTCGCCCGGCTATCTCCGCCCCGAGACGGCCCAGGGGATGTTCGTGGAGTTCCCTCGACTGGCCGAGTACGCCAGGAATCAGCTCCCGTTCGGGGTCGCTCAGGTCGGGACCGGCTACCGCAACGAGATCAGCCCCCGGCGCTCGATCATCCGGGTCCGGGAACTCGCGATGGCCGAACTCGAACAGTTCTACGACCCCGAGACCGACCACCCACCTCTCGAACGGGTTGCGGACGTCTCGCTCCCGCTCTACTCGGCTGCCGCCCAGGAGCGCGACGGCGAGATAGAGCATTTCACCGTGGAGGAAGCGCTCGATACCGGGGTCGTCGCGAACGACTGGATCGCCTACTACCTCGGGGTCGCCGCGGAGTGGTACGCGTCGATCGGCGTCGACATGGACCGCTTTCGCTACCGCCAGCACCTCGGCGACGAGCTCTCGCACTACGCCTCGGACTGCTGGGACGCCGAGACCGAACTCGACGGCAACTGGATCGAGGTCACGGGCTTCGCCGACCGGGGGACCTACGACCTCTCCCAGCACGACGACCACTCGGGCGAGGAGTTCACGGTGTTCAAGGCCTACGACGAGCCCGAGACCGTCGAACGACCCTCCGTCGACCCCGACATGAGCTTCCTGGGACCCGAGTTCGGCTCCGATGCCGGTCGGATCGCCGAGGAACTCCAGGGGCTCGCCGAACGCGACCCATCGGCGTTCGAGGGGGCGGACGTGACCGTCGAACTCGACGGCGAGGAATACACGATGCCGACCGAGCGGACCGGCTTCGCGGTGCGCGAGGAGACCATTCCGGGTGAACACGTCACCCCGCACGTCATCGAGCCCGCGTTCGGCGTCGACCGGCTGATCTACACCGTGCTCGACCACTCCTACCGCGAGGACGAGGTCGAGGGTGAGTCCCGGAGCTACCTCTCCCTGGCACCCGACCTCGCGCCGACGTTCGTCGGCGTGTTCCCGCTGATGGACAAGGACGGGCTGGGCGAGCGCGCCCGCGAGGTCGCCGCCGACCTCCGCGAGGCGGGGCTCGCGGTGACCTACGACGACTCGGGCAACATCGGGCGGCGCTACCGCCGCCAGGACGAGATCGGGACGCCGTACTGTGTGACGGTGGACTACGAATCGCTCGACGACGAGAGCGTGACGCTCCGCGAGCGCGACTCGACCGAGCAGACCCGGGTCCCGATCGCGGAGCTCCCCGCACGGCTCGCGGCGCTCCGGGCGGGCGGACCGTTCGAACGCTGA
- a CDS encoding diacylglycerol/polyprenol kinase family protein, with amino-acid sequence MANEVARRAVHMSGVVLPGAYLLGVVTYAQLRWTFVLGSLVTIALEALRLFVGLDWRLYDVLTREYEQENLAGYALYVLASTAVVLVFEPRVALPAVLMLMVADPISGLLGSGELRPTKAASVILVTFVVCLVLASPFVPLLPAVLGAAAATFADGVKPVVWGYVIDDNFSIPVLAAVGIAVGLWVTRGTMPTVVG; translated from the coding sequence ATGGCCAACGAGGTCGCGCGGCGCGCGGTCCACATGAGCGGTGTGGTGCTCCCCGGAGCCTACCTCCTCGGGGTCGTCACCTACGCCCAGCTCCGCTGGACCTTCGTTCTCGGCTCCCTCGTCACGATCGCCCTCGAAGCGCTTCGACTGTTCGTCGGCCTCGACTGGCGACTCTACGACGTGCTCACCCGTGAGTACGAACAGGAGAACCTCGCGGGCTACGCGCTCTACGTGCTGGCTTCGACCGCGGTGGTGCTGGTCTTCGAACCCCGAGTCGCACTCCCGGCGGTGTTGATGTTGATGGTCGCCGACCCGATCAGCGGTTTGCTTGGATCGGGCGAGCTCCGGCCCACGAAGGCCGCGTCGGTGATCCTCGTCACGTTCGTGGTCTGTCTCGTGCTCGCCTCCCCGTTCGTGCCCCTCCTCCCGGCGGTGCTCGGTGCGGCCGCCGCGACGTTCGCCGACGGCGTCAAACCCGTGGTCTGGGGCTACGTCATCGACGACAACTTCTCGATCCCCGTGCTGGCGGCGGTCGGTATCGCGGTCGGGCTCTGGGTCACGAGGGGGACGATGCCGACGGTCGTGGGCTGA
- a CDS encoding DEAD/DEAH box helicase has product MTASADGIESIDRPLVEPDVLERRRYQVELARSAASGHTLVCLPTGLGKTTVSLLVTAGRLDEAGGTSLLLAPTKPLVTQHAAFYREALTIPDDEVAVFTGEVSPDDRAALWERARVVIATPQVVENDLIGGRIDLSDTTHLTFDECHRASGNYAYNYIAERYHADAERPLVTGMSASPGGDEEGIRSVCENLGLASVAVMTEEDADVAQYTHNTDVEWERVTLPEEILAIRNSLVAVIEDRLERLKELGVTRTTSADVSQRDLNRMRGELRKLMDNDQSEGYEGMSVHAEVMKLRRAVTLAETQSVESLRRYFERQRNAARSSGASKASQRLVSDPKVREAMEQAEGYDDLHPKFRRTRILLAQCLGIEGGERVIVFTESRDTAETLTEFLGAHFETRKFVGQGDKEGSDGMTQTEQQETLDAFRAGEFEVLVSTSVAEEGLDVPEVDLVLFYEPVPTAIRSIQRKGRTGRQAEGRVMVLLAEDTRDEAYFWKSRHEQSTMTNELGRLKDSAGEIESELAQQGLDAFAGKPDPAAATPSVEVEPGTTTAGDGGQSGLTAFGPPTTGEADTEDRSESDGNESGTAERDESVEDESVDESEGIVATAAGEGETIEIVVDQRELDASIARDLSTREDCETRLETLEVGDYVLSDRVVVERKSVSDFLDTLTGGDRSLFDQVGDAARHYARPVVVIEGEDLYDERNVHPNAIRGALASLAVDFGASVLRTTDEADTADLLHVIAGREQELDDREVSVHGEKGSKTLVEQQEYVVSAIADIGPVTARALLEEFGTVEGVMIANEEDLLEVSGVGKVTAERIREVIGSDYEP; this is encoded by the coding sequence ATGACCGCCTCCGCCGACGGGATCGAGTCCATCGACCGCCCGCTGGTCGAACCGGACGTGCTCGAACGCCGGCGCTACCAGGTCGAACTCGCGCGCTCGGCCGCGAGCGGGCACACCCTCGTCTGTCTCCCGACCGGGCTCGGAAAGACCACCGTGAGCCTGCTCGTGACCGCCGGCCGGCTCGACGAAGCGGGGGGAACGTCGCTCCTGCTCGCGCCGACCAAACCCCTCGTGACCCAGCACGCCGCGTTCTACCGCGAGGCGCTGACGATCCCCGACGACGAGGTCGCCGTCTTCACCGGTGAGGTCAGCCCCGACGACCGCGCCGCGCTCTGGGAACGCGCCCGGGTCGTGATCGCCACCCCACAGGTCGTCGAGAACGACCTCATCGGCGGCCGAATCGACCTTTCGGACACGACGCACCTCACCTTCGACGAGTGCCACCGCGCTTCGGGCAACTACGCCTACAACTACATCGCCGAGCGGTATCACGCCGACGCCGAGCGCCCGCTCGTGACCGGCATGAGCGCCTCGCCCGGCGGCGACGAGGAGGGGATCCGGTCGGTCTGTGAGAACCTCGGCCTCGCCTCGGTGGCGGTGATGACCGAAGAGGACGCCGACGTGGCTCAGTACACCCACAACACGGACGTCGAGTGGGAGCGCGTGACCCTCCCCGAGGAGATCCTCGCCATCCGGAACTCGCTGGTGGCGGTGATCGAGGATCGACTGGAACGGCTGAAGGAGCTCGGCGTGACGCGGACCACGAGCGCCGACGTCTCCCAGCGCGACCTCAACCGGATGCGCGGCGAGCTCCGGAAACTGATGGACAACGACCAGTCGGAGGGCTACGAGGGAATGAGCGTCCACGCCGAGGTGATGAAGCTCCGGCGGGCGGTCACGCTCGCCGAAACCCAGAGCGTGGAGTCGCTCCGACGCTACTTCGAGCGCCAGCGCAACGCCGCGCGCTCGTCGGGCGCGTCGAAGGCGAGCCAGCGGCTGGTCTCGGACCCGAAGGTGCGCGAAGCGATGGAGCAAGCAGAGGGGTACGACGACCTCCACCCGAAGTTCCGCCGAACCCGTATTCTGCTGGCGCAGTGTCTCGGGATCGAGGGCGGCGAGCGCGTCATCGTCTTCACCGAATCGCGGGACACCGCCGAGACCCTCACCGAGTTCCTGGGTGCGCACTTCGAGACGCGGAAGTTCGTCGGCCAGGGCGACAAGGAGGGCTCGGATGGGATGACCCAGACCGAACAGCAGGAGACCCTCGACGCGTTTCGCGCCGGGGAGTTCGAGGTGTTGGTCTCGACCTCCGTCGCCGAGGAGGGGCTCGACGTACCGGAGGTCGACCTCGTGCTCTTCTACGAACCCGTGCCGACCGCGATCCGGTCGATCCAGCGCAAGGGTCGGACGGGTCGTCAGGCCGAGGGCCGGGTGATGGTGTTGCTCGCCGAGGATACCCGCGACGAGGCCTACTTCTGGAAGTCCCGCCACGAGCAGTCGACGATGACGAACGAACTCGGGCGACTGAAGGACTCGGCGGGCGAGATCGAATCCGAACTCGCCCAGCAGGGGCTCGACGCGTTCGCGGGCAAACCGGATCCGGCGGCGGCTACCCCCTCCGTCGAAGTCGAGCCAGGAACGACGACCGCCGGCGACGGTGGCCAGTCGGGGCTGACGGCCTTCGGTCCGCCGACGACCGGCGAGGCCGACACGGAGGACCGAAGCGAATCGGACGGGAACGAATCCGGCACAGCAGAGCGTGACGAGTCGGTCGAAGACGAATCGGTCGACGAGAGCGAGGGGATCGTCGCGACCGCGGCCGGCGAGGGCGAGACCATCGAGATCGTCGTGGACCAGCGCGAACTCGACGCCTCGATCGCGCGCGACCTCTCGACGCGGGAGGACTGCGAGACCAGATTAGAGACGCTCGAAGTCGGCGACTACGTCCTCTCGGATCGGGTGGTGGTCGAGCGCAAGTCGGTGAGCGACTTCCTCGATACGCTCACCGGCGGGGACAGGTCCCTTTTCGACCAGGTCGGCGACGCCGCGCGCCACTACGCAAGACCGGTAGTGGTGATCGAGGGCGAGGACCTCTACGACGAGCGCAACGTCCACCCGAACGCCATCCGGGGCGCGCTGGCGTCGTTGGCCGTGGATTTCGGTGCGAGCGTGCTCCGGACCACGGACGAGGCCGACACCGCGGACCTCCTCCACGTGATCGCGGGTCGCGAACAGGAGTTGGACGACCGCGAGGTCAGCGTCCACGGCGAGAAGGGATCGAAGACCCTGGTCGAACAGCAGGAGTACGTCGTGAGCGCGATCGCGGACATCGGGCCGGTGACGGCGCGGGCGCTGCTCGAGGAGTTCGGCACCGTCGAAGGCGTGATGATCGCGAACGAAGAGGACCTGCTGGAGGTTTCGGGGGTCGGGAAAGTCACCGCCGAGCGGATCCGCGAGGTCATCGGGAGCGACTACGAGCCGTAG
- a CDS encoding Sjogren's syndrome/scleroderma autoantigen 1 family protein: MSEFDKEAERKKLEERFAEEEEDRETTERMSELLLQGATMTDVHCDECGNPLFRYDGQTFCSSCQRTVERSEGTGNAAATENTAAGNTATEPAAEPTNATQETTTRSAADQQVPATDPHDGSADVGRGSPTGTAAGRNEPSEPVSAPDQRQRAPADGTPTNGATAGMEGSGTADGLAATEASLSRTLRRQADAAERAEDLGRTRNHLAAVREAAEALDAVRSVR, translated from the coding sequence ATGAGCGAATTCGACAAGGAGGCCGAGCGCAAGAAGCTCGAAGAACGCTTCGCCGAGGAAGAGGAAGACCGCGAGACAACCGAGCGCATGAGCGAACTCCTCCTCCAGGGTGCGACGATGACCGACGTCCACTGTGACGAGTGCGGCAACCCGCTCTTCCGCTACGACGGCCAGACCTTCTGCTCGTCCTGCCAGCGCACCGTCGAACGGTCCGAGGGTACCGGGAACGCCGCGGCTACCGAGAACACAGCCGCCGGGAACACGGCCACTGAACCCGCGGCCGAACCGACGAACGCGACGCAGGAAACCACGACCCGGAGCGCCGCCGACCAGCAGGTCCCCGCCACCGACCCGCACGACGGGTCGGCCGATGTCGGACGAGGTTCACCGACCGGCACGGCAGCAGGGCGAAACGAACCCTCGGAGCCCGTCTCCGCACCCGACCAGCGCCAGCGCGCGCCGGCGGACGGGACCCCCACGAACGGAGCCACCGCCGGAATGGAGGGGTCGGGGACCGCTGACGGCCTCGCCGCGACCGAGGCGTCGCTCTCGCGCACCCTTCGCCGTCAGGCCGACGCCGCCGAGCGCGCCGAGGACCTCGGCCGAACCCGCAACCACCTCGCCGCCGTGCGCGAGGCCGCCGAGGCGCTCGATGCGGTCCGGTCCGTACGATAA
- the ilvA gene encoding threonine ammonia-lyase, with protein MIELADVRDAREVVAGVARHTPLEYSYSLSELSGASIHPKFEVFQRTGSFKIRGATNRIAALSPDERRAGVVTASAGNHAQGVALAATRTDVDSVVVMPEHAPIAKASATESYGARVVLHGTDYDEAQARAHEIEREEGRTYVHAFDDPLVMAGQGTIGLEVMDDLPEVDTVVVPIGGGGLISGIATAVKGIDPSVRVVGVQAEGASSVAESLEKGSVHTLDGVDTIADGIATRRVGERTFSVIEERVDEVVTVSDPEIAVAITTLLERSKALVEGAGAVPMAAVLAGAFEYEEDEVIXIAVAITTLLERSKALVEGAGAVPMAAVLAGAFEYEEDEVIVPALCGGNIDLNMLRTVVMRGLVESGRYLRLRTTLKDQPGSLEHLIGIIAERRANIYAIKHDRTSRDIGMTATEVELDLETRGREHVEALIEELEANGYAVDVLV; from the coding sequence ATGATCGAACTCGCCGACGTCCGCGACGCCCGCGAGGTGGTCGCCGGCGTCGCCCGCCACACCCCGCTCGAATACTCCTACTCGCTCTCGGAGCTCTCCGGTGCATCGATCCACCCCAAGTTCGAGGTGTTTCAACGGACCGGCTCGTTCAAGATCCGCGGGGCGACCAACCGGATCGCCGCCCTCTCGCCCGACGAGCGGAGGGCGGGTGTCGTGACCGCGAGCGCCGGCAACCACGCCCAGGGGGTCGCGCTCGCGGCGACACGTACGGACGTCGACAGCGTGGTCGTGATGCCCGAACACGCCCCGATCGCGAAGGCCAGCGCTACCGAAAGCTACGGCGCGCGGGTCGTCCTCCACGGCACCGACTACGACGAGGCACAGGCCCGCGCCCACGAGATCGAACGCGAGGAGGGCCGAACCTACGTCCACGCCTTCGACGACCCGCTCGTGATGGCGGGTCAGGGAACCATCGGTCTCGAGGTCATGGACGACCTCCCCGAGGTCGACACCGTCGTGGTGCCGATCGGCGGCGGCGGGCTGATCTCCGGGATCGCCACCGCCGTGAAGGGGATCGATCCCAGCGTGCGGGTGGTCGGCGTCCAGGCCGAGGGCGCGTCGAGCGTGGCGGAATCGCTCGAAAAGGGCTCCGTGCACACCCTCGACGGGGTGGACACCATCGCCGACGGCATCGCGACGCGACGGGTGGGCGAACGGACGTTTTCGGTGATCGAGGAGCGCGTCGACGAGGTCGTCACGGTCTCGGACCCCGAGATAGCGGTGGCGATCACGACGCTGCTCGAACGCTCGAAGGCCCTGGTCGAGGGCGCGGGTGCGGTCCCGATGGCCGCAGTGCTCGCGGGCGCGTTCGAGTACGAGGAGGACGAGGTCATCGNGATAGCGGTGGCGATCACGACGCTGCTCGAACGCTCGAAGGCCCTGGTCGAGGGCGCGGGTGCGGTCCCGATGGCCGCAGTGCTCGCGGGCGCGTTCGAGTACGAGGAGGACGAGGTCATCGTGCCGGCGCTCTGCGGGGGCAACATCGACCTCAACATGCTCCGGACGGTCGTGATGCGCGGGCTCGTCGAGTCCGGTCGCTACCTTCGGCTTCGAACGACCCTCAAGGACCAGCCCGGTTCGCTCGAACACCTCATCGGGATCATCGCCGAGCGACGCGCGAACATCTACGCCATCAAACACGACCGGACCTCGCGCGACATCGGGATGACCGCGACGGAGGTCGAACTCGACCTCGAAACCCGGGGCCGCGAGCACGTCGAAGCGCTCATCGAGGAACTCGAAGCGAACGGCTACGCCGTCGACGTGCTGGTCTAA
- the mdh gene encoding malate dehydrogenase translates to MVKVSVVGAAGTVGAAAGYNIALRGVADEIVFVDIPDQEDTTVGQAADTNHGIAYDTNTEIRQGTYEDTAGSDVVVITAGIPRQPGQSRLDLGEDNAPIIADIESSLAEHTDDFISVTTSNPMDLLNRHLYETGDRPREHVVGFGGRLDSARFRYVLADRFDTEVTNVEASILGEHGDAQVPVFSKVRVEGTDPEFSDDEREDILESLQQSAMNVIERKGATQWGPATGVGHMVEAIVRDTGTVLPGSMVLEGEYGHEGVGLGVPVKLTSDGAEVVDWNLSEYEREQLGQAADKLADQYDSIA, encoded by the coding sequence ATGGTGAAAGTCAGCGTGGTCGGCGCGGCGGGCACGGTCGGTGCGGCGGCAGGCTACAACATCGCCCTGCGCGGGGTCGCCGACGAGATCGTCTTCGTCGACATCCCCGACCAGGAGGACACCACCGTGGGGCAGGCCGCCGACACGAACCACGGCATCGCCTACGATACCAACACCGAGATCCGCCAGGGGACCTACGAGGACACCGCGGGCTCGGACGTCGTGGTCATCACGGCGGGCATCCCGCGCCAGCCCGGGCAGAGCCGACTCGACCTCGGCGAGGACAACGCCCCGATCATCGCCGACATCGAGTCCTCGCTCGCCGAGCACACCGACGACTTCATCTCGGTGACCACCTCGAACCCGATGGACCTGCTGAACCGCCACCTCTACGAGACGGGCGACCGCCCGCGCGAACACGTGGTGGGCTTCGGCGGCCGGCTCGACTCCGCACGCTTTCGGTACGTGCTCGCCGACCGCTTCGACACCGAGGTCACGAACGTCGAGGCCAGCATTCTGGGCGAGCACGGCGACGCCCAGGTTCCGGTCTTCTCGAAGGTCCGCGTCGAGGGGACCGACCCCGAGTTCTCCGACGACGAGCGCGAGGACATCCTCGAATCCCTCCAGCAGAGCGCGATGAACGTCATCGAGCGCAAGGGCGCGACTCAGTGGGGCCCCGCCACCGGCGTCGGCCACATGGTCGAGGCTATCGTCCGCGATACCGGTACTGTCCTCCCCGGCTCGATGGTGCTGGAGGGCGAGTACGGCCACGAGGGCGTCGGGCTCGGCGTGCCGGTCAAACTCACGAGCGACGGCGCGGAGGTCGTCGACTGGAACCTCTCGGAGTACGAGCGCGAACAGCTCGGCCAGGCCGCCGACAAGCTCGCCGACCAGTACGACTCGATCGCCTGA